A region of Streptomyces sp. TG1A-60 DNA encodes the following proteins:
- a CDS encoding N-acetylmuramoyl-L-alanine amidase: MERARPLPSRRRLLRGTALAAIPYALLPNARAGAQSPAVDYARARWEPASQANYTAADGPTGRTIDLVIIHVTQTTYKNTLPVFWNPAKQVSAHYVLRSADGRVTQCVRERDIAWHAGDWDYNARSIGIEHEGWVDRPQYFTGAMYEQSAALTAVICDRHGIPKDRTHIIGHHEVPGTDHTDPGPHWDWARYIHLVNAV, translated from the coding sequence ATGGAGCGAGCCAGACCGTTGCCGAGCAGGCGACGGCTGTTGCGGGGCACCGCCCTCGCCGCCATCCCCTACGCGCTGCTCCCGAACGCCCGGGCCGGCGCCCAGTCACCGGCCGTCGACTACGCGCGGGCCCGTTGGGAGCCCGCGAGCCAGGCCAACTACACCGCGGCCGACGGCCCGACCGGCCGCACGATCGACCTGGTGATCATCCACGTGACGCAGACGACGTACAAGAACACCCTGCCCGTCTTCTGGAACCCGGCGAAGCAGGTCTCCGCACACTACGTCCTCCGGTCGGCCGACGGGCGGGTCACCCAGTGCGTCCGTGAGCGCGACATCGCCTGGCACGCGGGCGACTGGGACTACAACGCGCGGAGCATTGGCATCGAGCACGAAGGCTGGGTGGACCGGCCCCAGTACTTCACCGGCGCCATGTACGAACAGTCGGCGGCGCTCACAGCGGTGATCTGCGACAGACACGGCATACCCAAGGACCGCACACACATCATCGGCCACCATGAGGTGCCGGGCACCGACCACACCGATCCCGGGCCGCACTGGGACTGGGCCCGCTACATACACCTGGTGAACGCCGTCTGA
- a CDS encoding ROK family transcriptional regulator: MTAPLHEAHPSGSGRRLPDNQQGMRRRNLSRVMHTVNAQGPLSRAAVASHIGLTRAAVSTLVDELIRSGLLEELGPERPGRVGRPGSALALSGRGPAGIGAEIGVDHLAVCAVDLRGDVRARAVRHGTNRGRSPEPVIDELTELVRRVVAEARGEGLRPAGLAVAVPGLVARDGRTVIRAPNLDWHDTDLGALLPGDLPVTVDNEANFGGLAELWLGDGTPSDFLHVSAEIGIGGAVVVEGRLLRGTRGFAGELGHVPVRPEGPPCACGGRGCLEQYAGEEAVLRAAGLEPGEHRVEFLAERAAAGDGTVSRALHGAGTALGIALTGAVNLLDPETVVLGGALAALAPWLLPSLERELARRTAGPACAVSVSRLGSEGPLLGAAHSVVRDVLDDPATAGVRP; encoded by the coding sequence ATGACCGCACCACTGCACGAAGCCCACCCGAGCGGCTCCGGCCGTCGCCTGCCCGACAACCAGCAGGGCATGCGCCGCCGCAACCTCTCCCGGGTCATGCACACCGTCAACGCCCAGGGACCTCTGTCCCGGGCCGCCGTCGCCTCACACATCGGCCTGACCCGCGCCGCGGTGTCCACGCTGGTGGACGAACTGATCCGCTCGGGGCTCCTGGAGGAGCTGGGCCCCGAGCGGCCCGGCCGGGTCGGGCGACCCGGATCGGCGCTCGCGCTCAGCGGACGCGGTCCCGCCGGAATCGGCGCGGAGATCGGTGTCGACCATCTCGCGGTCTGCGCCGTTGACCTGCGCGGTGACGTACGGGCGCGGGCCGTGCGGCACGGCACCAACCGCGGCCGGTCGCCCGAGCCCGTCATCGACGAGCTGACCGAACTCGTCCGGCGGGTCGTCGCCGAGGCGCGGGGCGAGGGCCTGCGGCCCGCGGGTCTCGCGGTCGCGGTGCCCGGGTTGGTGGCGCGCGACGGCCGCACCGTGATCCGCGCCCCCAACCTCGACTGGCACGACACGGACCTCGGGGCTCTGCTGCCCGGCGACCTGCCGGTGACCGTGGACAACGAGGCCAACTTCGGCGGCCTCGCCGAACTCTGGCTCGGCGACGGCACACCATCCGACTTCTTGCACGTCTCCGCGGAGATCGGCATCGGTGGCGCGGTCGTGGTGGAGGGTCGGCTGCTCCGCGGAACGCGCGGTTTCGCGGGCGAGTTGGGACATGTGCCCGTACGGCCGGAGGGCCCCCCGTGCGCCTGCGGTGGACGGGGCTGTCTGGAGCAGTACGCCGGCGAGGAGGCCGTGCTGCGGGCGGCCGGCCTGGAACCGGGCGAGCACCGTGTCGAGTTCCTCGCCGAGCGGGCCGCCGCCGGTGACGGGACCGTGAGCCGGGCCCTGCACGGCGCCGGCACCGCGCTCGGCATCGCGCTGACCGGCGCGGTCAATCTTCTGGACCCGGAGACCGTGGTGCTGGGCGGCGCCCTGGCCGCCCTCGCACCTTGGCTGCTCCCCTCGCTGGAGCGGGAGTTGGCGCGGCGCACAGCCGGGCCCGCATGTGCCGTGTCCGTGTCCCGACTGGGCTCCGAGGGGCCGCTGCTCGGTGCGGCGCATTCGGTGGTGCGGGACGTGCTGGACGATCCGGCGACGGCCGGCGTCCGGCCGTAA
- the xylB gene encoding xylulokinase, protein MPAAEGPLVVGVDSSTQSTKALVVDVSTGRVVASGQAPHTVSSGAGRESDPRQWWDALREALRQCGDAAREASAVSIGGQQHGLVTLDARGEPVRPALLWNDVRSAPQASRLVEELGGAKAWAERAGSVPGPSFTVTKWAWLAENEPEAVRATAAVRLPHDYLTERLTGQGTTDRGDSSGTGWWATATETYDAEVLAHVGLDPALLPRVVRPGEVAGTVRDAHDLPFSKGTLVAAGTGDNAAAALGLGLRPGTPVLSLGTSGTVYAVSERRPADPTGTVAGFADAHGDWLPLACTLNCTQAVDRVAALLGLDREAVEPGTNVTLLPYLDGERTPALPHASGLLHGLRHDTTGGQLLQAAYDGAVHSLLGALDLVLDADADISAPLLLIGGGARGAAWQQTVRRLSGRAVQVPEAKELVALGAAAQAAGLLTGEDPAAVARRWDTAHGPVLEAVERDEETLARISGVLSGAAPLLEREPGGR, encoded by the coding sequence ATGCCAGCAGCCGAGGGTCCGCTCGTCGTCGGTGTGGACTCGTCCACACAGTCCACCAAGGCCCTGGTCGTCGACGTGTCGACCGGACGGGTGGTGGCGAGCGGCCAGGCTCCGCACACCGTGTCCTCCGGAGCGGGCCGGGAAAGCGATCCCCGGCAGTGGTGGGACGCGCTGCGCGAGGCGTTGCGCCAGTGCGGGGATGCGGCGCGTGAGGCTTCGGCGGTGTCGATCGGCGGCCAGCAGCACGGCCTCGTCACCCTCGACGCCCGGGGCGAGCCGGTACGCCCCGCGCTGTTGTGGAACGACGTGCGCTCGGCGCCGCAGGCGAGCCGTCTGGTGGAGGAGCTGGGCGGAGCGAAGGCGTGGGCGGAGCGCGCCGGCAGCGTGCCGGGCCCGTCCTTCACGGTCACGAAGTGGGCCTGGCTGGCGGAGAACGAGCCCGAGGCGGTCCGCGCGACCGCCGCCGTACGCCTGCCGCACGACTACCTCACCGAGCGCCTCACCGGCCAGGGCACGACCGACCGCGGCGACTCCTCCGGTACGGGATGGTGGGCGACGGCGACCGAGACGTACGACGCGGAGGTCCTCGCCCATGTGGGGTTGGATCCGGCCCTGCTCCCCCGGGTGGTGCGGCCGGGTGAGGTGGCCGGAACCGTACGGGACGCACACGACCTGCCGTTCTCCAAGGGCACGCTGGTCGCCGCCGGTACCGGTGACAACGCGGCGGCAGCGCTGGGACTCGGGCTGCGCCCCGGCACCCCGGTGCTGAGCCTCGGAACCTCCGGCACGGTGTACGCCGTGTCCGAGCGCCGCCCCGCGGATCCGACCGGCACGGTGGCGGGCTTCGCCGACGCCCACGGGGACTGGCTGCCGCTGGCCTGCACGCTGAACTGCACGCAGGCCGTCGACCGGGTCGCCGCCCTGCTGGGCTTGGACCGCGAGGCCGTGGAGCCCGGCACGAACGTCACCCTCCTGCCCTACCTGGACGGCGAGCGCACCCCGGCCCTGCCGCACGCTTCGGGCCTGCTGCACGGGCTGCGCCACGACACCACCGGCGGGCAGCTGCTCCAGGCCGCCTACGACGGTGCCGTGCACTCGCTGCTCGGCGCACTCGACCTGGTGCTCGACGCCGACGCGGACATCTCCGCGCCACTGCTCCTCATCGGCGGCGGCGCGCGGGGCGCGGCCTGGCAACAGACCGTGCGGCGCCTGTCGGGGCGTGCCGTGCAGGTGCCCGAGGCCAAGGAACTGGTCGCACTGGGGGCCGCCGCGCAGGCCGCCGGGCTCCTCACCGGTGAGGACCCGGCGGCGGTCGCCCGCCGCTGGGACACCGCACACGGGCCGGTGCTGGAGGCCGTGGAACGGGACGAGGAGACGCTGGCCAGGATCTCCGGGGTTCTCTCCGGCGCGGCACCGCTGCTGGAGCGCGAACCGGGCGGGCGCTGA